Proteins encoded by one window of Lutibacter sp. A64:
- a CDS encoding DUF3857 domain-containing protein, translating into MKKLVLIIIVGIVFFQISYSQNYKFGKVSKEELQEQAYPLDSTANAAYLYKKRLTYTTLNAAGIVLVTEVQVRMKIYNKEGFDWSTVSINLYGDTKSNSEKVSNIKAVTYNLVDGKVQEMELDKKAIFYEKQNESLKVQKFTMPNVKEGSVLEWSYRIFSPYISIIDDIVLQEEIPIKKFEAKINLLEWFYFNKRQKGYYPFKVNQYSDYNSELKTNDKVVEVLEENIPALKAEPYVNNMSNYASALQLEVASLSAPEYGMFENYATSWDEIAKTILKSSSFGGELKKTKHLKEDIDKLKAILKTDQAKILGALEFVKSKIKWNGNYSQYAEKGLKKAYSEGSGNIGDINLTLVVVLRELGVNANPVLVSTRKHGVPISPTNRGFNYVIALAETENGKFLADASEKYSLVNVLPLRVLNWQGTIIRDDKTVDFINLATSIPSIKEFNLNYKITDEAVIEGITMVRYENLSAINYRNENVGLEKEALISDIEQYNDDIEILNYRVSNLTEISKPINEVYQFEKEDGVEVIGNNMYLTPMLFLSEKENPFKLEKREYPIDFGTPWEKRITTGIEIPEGYSVESLPEDIAIVLNDEIVKFIYTTKQVGNKIVVKSLIDVKEGIVPVHNYQEIRELYKIIVAKNLEKIVLNKL; encoded by the coding sequence ATGAAAAAGTTAGTATTAATTATTATAGTTGGAATTGTATTTTTTCAAATTAGTTATAGTCAAAATTATAAATTTGGAAAAGTTTCAAAAGAAGAATTACAAGAGCAGGCGTACCCATTAGATTCAACAGCTAATGCGGCTTATTTATATAAAAAAAGATTAACGTATACAACTTTAAATGCTGCTGGTATTGTGCTTGTTACAGAGGTGCAAGTAAGAATGAAAATATATAATAAAGAAGGGTTTGATTGGTCCACAGTGTCTATTAATTTATATGGAGACACCAAATCTAATAGTGAAAAAGTATCTAATATAAAGGCAGTTACTTATAACTTAGTAGATGGAAAAGTTCAAGAAATGGAATTAGATAAAAAAGCTATTTTTTATGAAAAACAAAATGAATCATTAAAGGTTCAGAAATTCACTATGCCAAATGTAAAAGAAGGCTCTGTATTAGAGTGGTCTTATAGAATATTTTCACCTTATATTTCAATTATTGATGATATTGTTTTACAAGAAGAAATTCCAATTAAAAAATTTGAAGCTAAAATTAATCTGCTTGAGTGGTTTTATTTCAACAAACGCCAAAAAGGATATTATCCATTTAAAGTAAATCAATATTCAGATTATAATAGTGAATTAAAAACTAACGATAAGGTAGTTGAAGTACTTGAAGAAAATATTCCAGCACTAAAAGCCGAACCTTATGTAAATAATATGAGTAATTATGCATCTGCTTTGCAATTGGAAGTAGCCTCTCTATCTGCACCAGAATATGGAATGTTTGAAAATTATGCAACAAGTTGGGATGAAATAGCTAAGACAATACTAAAAAGTTCATCTTTTGGAGGTGAATTAAAAAAAACTAAACACTTAAAAGAAGATATAGATAAATTAAAAGCTATATTAAAAACAGATCAAGCCAAAATTTTAGGCGCATTAGAATTTGTAAAAAGTAAGATAAAGTGGAATGGGAATTATAGCCAATATGCAGAAAAAGGTTTAAAAAAAGCATATTCTGAAGGTAGTGGAAATATTGGAGATATTAATTTAACTCTAGTTGTAGTTTTAAGAGAATTAGGTGTTAATGCAAACCCAGTTTTAGTAAGTACTAGAAAACATGGTGTTCCAATATCACCAACAAATAGAGGTTTTAATTACGTTATTGCATTGGCAGAAACCGAGAATGGTAAATTTTTAGCTGATGCATCAGAAAAATATAGTTTAGTAAATGTATTGCCTTTAAGAGTGTTAAATTGGCAAGGTACAATTATTAGAGACGATAAAACCGTTGATTTTATAAATTTAGCAACTTCAATACCTTCTATCAAAGAGTTTAATTTAAATTATAAAATTACTGATGAAGCTGTAATTGAAGGTATAACAATGGTTAGATATGAGAATTTGTCAGCAATTAATTATAGAAATGAAAATGTAGGTCTAGAAAAAGAAGCATTGATAAGTGATATTGAACAGTATAATGATGATATTGAAATATTAAACTATCGAGTTTCAAATTTAACTGAAATTTCAAAACCAATTAATGAAGTTTATCAATTTGAAAAAGAAGATGGTGTAGAAGTAATTGGGAACAATATGTATTTAACACCTATGTTATTTTTATCGGAAAAAGAAAATCCATTTAAATTAGAAAAAAGAGAATATCCAATAGATTTTGGAACTCCTTGGGAAAAAAGAATAACAACAGGAATTGAAATTCCAGAAGGTTATAGTGTTGAGTCTCTGCCAGAAGATATAGCAATTGTATTGAATGATGAAATTGTGAAGTTTATTTATACAACTAAACAAGTTGGTAATAAGATTGTAGTAAAGTCATTAATCGATGTTAAAGAAGGTATAGTGCCAGTTCATAATTATCAAGAAATTAGGGAACTTTATAAAATAATAGTAGCTAAAAACTTAGAAAAAATAGTGCTTAATAAACTATAA
- a CDS encoding DUF3857 domain-containing protein, with amino-acid sequence MKKLRSAPFYFLLFFTLFSFSQNLNFNISKIPDSLKKDANSVIRFENFSLDIQSQRQMTYSVDAAITIYNKLADEFADITIYYNKGTDIKNVKAYVYNASGKEIKKIKKSDFKDFSASGGALYSDNRALYYNYTPIGYPYTIHYTYEVKTSNTAFIPPWFPVDSYRQSVQKSSYTIKCPSDIVLRKSENNFMDYQIKKTEGSEILKYFIQNVPAEDSEPYSPSIRELVPNVKFGVNKFNLEGIDGEANNWSEFGKWYYNNLLKSTFDLPESTKKEIQNLTSVTENPIEKARIVYNYVQDKVRYISIQVGIGGFKPMLASEVDKLSYGDCKALTNYTKTLLDAAGVASNYTLIYGDRTKRDIDNEFLSHQGNHAVLNIPTNTGDLWLECTSQKTPFAEGGDFTDDRNALVISPEGGEIKRTKIYDDKENHQKIIGKYILNNNGAIKAIVNMVCSGIQFDNHIYYEGATSKELDKLYKEFWSNINNITIDAIAIKNNKEEGRFEESIRFSAINYGLISGERMIVPINAFNVFEGVPKRIRNRKLPIVLSRGFYDVDEVEIELPDDYKIEAIAESVEIDSKFGMYKLTIEKVSDKILKYKREILIKSGNYPKEFYDNFRDFLKKIAKNDKSKIVLLKK; translated from the coding sequence ATGAAAAAATTAAGAAGTGCCCCATTCTATTTTTTGCTTTTTTTTACCTTATTTTCCTTCTCACAAAACCTTAATTTTAATATTTCGAAAATACCAGATAGCCTTAAGAAAGATGCTAATTCTGTAATTAGATTTGAAAATTTTTCGTTGGATATTCAATCTCAACGTCAAATGACTTATAGTGTTGATGCAGCGATTACGATTTATAATAAATTAGCTGATGAATTTGCTGATATTACAATTTATTACAATAAAGGTACAGATATAAAAAATGTAAAAGCTTATGTTTACAATGCAAGTGGTAAAGAAATAAAGAAAATAAAAAAAAGTGATTTTAAAGATTTTAGTGCTTCTGGAGGAGCCTTGTATTCGGATAATAGAGCGTTGTATTATAATTATACTCCGATAGGTTACCCTTATACAATTCATTATACTTATGAGGTAAAAACATCGAATACAGCATTTATTCCTCCTTGGTTCCCAGTAGATTCTTACAGGCAAAGCGTTCAAAAATCTAGTTATACTATAAAATGTCCCTCAGATATAGTTCTTCGAAAGTCTGAAAATAATTTCATGGATTATCAAATAAAAAAAACAGAGGGATCAGAGATTTTAAAATATTTCATACAAAATGTGCCAGCAGAAGATTCAGAACCTTATTCACCTTCAATAAGAGAATTGGTGCCTAATGTTAAATTTGGAGTAAATAAATTTAATTTGGAAGGTATTGATGGTGAGGCAAATAATTGGAGCGAATTTGGTAAATGGTATTATAATAATTTGCTAAAAAGTACATTCGATTTACCAGAATCTACAAAAAAAGAAATACAAAACTTAACAAGTGTAACTGAAAATCCAATTGAAAAGGCCAGGATTGTTTACAATTATGTGCAAGATAAAGTTAGGTATATAAGTATTCAAGTTGGTATTGGGGGTTTTAAACCAATGTTGGCTAGTGAGGTTGATAAATTAAGTTATGGAGATTGTAAAGCGTTAACAAACTATACTAAAACATTATTAGATGCAGCTGGTGTTGCATCAAATTATACATTAATTTATGGAGATAGGACAAAGAGAGATATTGATAATGAATTTTTGTCACATCAAGGAAATCACGCAGTTTTAAATATACCAACTAATACCGGAGATTTATGGTTAGAGTGTACAAGTCAAAAAACTCCTTTTGCTGAAGGAGGAGACTTTACAGACGATAGAAATGCGCTTGTTATTTCGCCAGAAGGAGGAGAAATTAAACGTACAAAAATATATGATGATAAAGAAAATCATCAAAAAATTATTGGAAAGTATATTTTAAATAATAATGGAGCCATTAAAGCAATTGTTAATATGGTTTGCTCAGGAATTCAATTCGACAATCATATATATTATGAAGGAGCTACAAGTAAAGAGCTAGATAAATTATATAAAGAGTTTTGGAGTAATATAAACAATATTACAATTGATGCTATTGCTATTAAAAATAATAAAGAAGAAGGGAGGTTTGAAGAATCAATAAGATTTTCGGCTATTAATTATGGATTGATTAGCGGTGAGCGAATGATTGTTCCAATAAATGCATTTAATGTATTTGAGGGTGTGCCTAAACGTATTAGAAATCGTAAACTACCAATAGTTTTAAGTAGAGGGTTTTATGATGTTGATGAAGTTGAAATTGAGCTTCCTGATGATTATAAGATTGAAGCAATAGCTGAAAGCGTAGAGATTGATAGTAAATTTGGGATGTATAAATTAACTATTGAAAAAGTTTCAGATAAAATTTTAAAATATAAGCGAGAGATTCTTATAAAAAGTGGGAATTATCCGAAAGAATTTTATGATAATTTTCGTGATTTTTTAAAAAAAATAGCAAAAAATGATAAATCAAAAATAGTTTTATTAAAAAAATAA
- the dtd gene encoding D-aminoacyl-tRNA deacylase, which produces MKAVIQRVIEASVTIEGKVVSEIKSGLLILVGIVAEDTKEDIDWLVKKIINLRIFNDENGVMNTSLKDVDGEAIIVSQFTLQASTKKGNRPSYLKAAKPVIAIPLYNQFVNQFEKELAKKVGTGEFGADMKVALINDGPVTIIIDTKQKE; this is translated from the coding sequence ATGAAAGCAGTAATTCAAAGAGTTATAGAAGCTTCGGTTACAATTGAAGGAAAAGTAGTAAGTGAAATTAAAAGCGGATTGCTTATTTTAGTTGGAATTGTAGCTGAGGATACAAAAGAAGACATAGATTGGTTGGTAAAAAAAATTATAAACCTTAGAATTTTTAATGACGAAAATGGTGTTATGAATACTTCATTAAAAGATGTTGATGGAGAAGCAATTATTGTCAGTCAATTTACGCTACAAGCTAGTACAAAAAAAGGAAACAGACCTTCTTATTTAAAAGCCGCAAAACCTGTAATTGCAATTCCGTTATACAACCAGTTTGTAAATCAATTTGAAAAAGAGTTAGCTAAAAAAGTTGGAACAGGAGAATTTGGAGCAGATATGAAAGTTGCTCTTATAAATGATGGACCTGTAACTATTATAATAGACACTAAACAAAAGGAGTAG
- the rsgA gene encoding ribosome small subunit-dependent GTPase A — protein sequence MKGVVTKSTGSWYTVFDENGGTIDCRLKGKFRIKGIKSTNPVAVGDAVTFEFEEGKETGVINKIIDRKNYIIRKSVNLSKQTHIIAANVDIAFLLVTIDNPPTFTGFIDRFLATAEAYNITTVILFNKLDIYTDEELEKLAVLDAIYTDIGYKCIAISATKKVGVAEVKLLMKDKTTMFSGHSGVGKSTLINAIEPSLNLKTKEISKQHKQGMHTTTFAEMFHLSFGGFIIDTPGIKGFGVVDFEPNQITDYFPEFFRLKSECKFNNCLHINEPKCAIKEAVENGEIAYSRYTSYLQMVEGDEEHYRTDIYG from the coding sequence ATGAAAGGAGTTGTAACAAAATCAACTGGAAGTTGGTATACTGTATTTGACGAAAATGGTGGTACTATAGATTGTAGATTGAAGGGGAAATTTAGAATTAAAGGAATAAAAAGTACCAATCCGGTTGCGGTTGGAGATGCTGTTACATTTGAATTTGAAGAAGGTAAAGAAACTGGTGTAATTAATAAAATAATTGATAGAAAGAATTATATTATTCGTAAATCTGTAAATCTTTCTAAGCAAACGCATATAATTGCAGCAAATGTTGATATTGCCTTTTTATTAGTAACTATTGATAATCCGCCAACGTTTACAGGTTTTATAGATCGTTTTTTAGCTACTGCTGAAGCTTATAATATTACAACAGTAATTTTGTTTAATAAATTAGATATATATACAGACGAAGAATTAGAGAAACTTGCAGTTTTAGATGCAATTTATACAGATATAGGCTACAAGTGCATTGCTATTTCTGCAACAAAGAAAGTTGGTGTAGCTGAGGTAAAATTATTGATGAAAGATAAAACTACTATGTTTTCAGGGCATTCAGGTGTTGGAAAATCTACCTTAATAAATGCTATTGAACCAAGCTTAAATTTAAAAACAAAAGAAATTTCTAAACAACATAAGCAAGGTATGCATACAACTACATTTGCAGAGATGTTTCATTTAAGTTTTGGCGGATTTATTATAGATACCCCAGGAATTAAAGGTTTTGGAGTGGTAGATTTTGAGCCGAATCAAATAACAGATTATTTTCCAGAGTTTTTTAGGTTGAAATCGGAATGTAAATTTAATAATTGTTTGCATATAAACGAACCTAAATGCGCTATAAAAGAAGCTGTAGAAAATGGTGAAATTGCCTATTCGCGTTATACTAGTTATTTGCAAATGGTTGAAGGAGATGAAGAACATTATAGAACAGATATTTATGGTTAG
- the corA gene encoding magnesium/cobalt transporter CorA — protein sequence MGKKKLTRKKSNPQNLIFTGTKYTEDFKMQLFSYNQNELLEITDFLEKDFIGFTDETKKYWLNTHAIHDVKQINSICKKIGIHNLVIQDILDVNQRPKFQQYENYLFFTIKSLLPTDNVDIEAEQLSFILGKNFLISFQEKKADHFEHVRHRLRENIGISRERTSDFLLFLLLESILDNYFKTIDSIEDKIENIALIDINEDPSPEILNTIEIYKRQLHTIKKTIIPIRDFATKIEREPFNLIEQKHLKYFFEIKDICLTLLDNCDKIETRLESNINLFFSIQGHRMNQVMKTLTVVSTIFIPLTFLAGIYGMNFTNIPELTWKWGYAAFWGIIIVIFIIMLSYFKRKKWF from the coding sequence ATGGGTAAAAAAAAACTAACTAGAAAAAAGTCTAACCCGCAAAATCTCATTTTTACAGGTACAAAATATACCGAAGATTTTAAGATGCAACTTTTTAGTTACAACCAAAATGAATTGCTTGAAATTACCGACTTTTTAGAAAAAGATTTCATTGGCTTTACAGATGAAACCAAAAAATATTGGTTAAATACGCACGCAATTCACGATGTAAAACAAATAAATAGCATTTGTAAAAAAATTGGAATTCACAATTTAGTAATTCAAGATATTTTAGATGTAAATCAACGACCAAAATTTCAACAATATGAAAATTACTTATTTTTTACAATAAAATCGTTATTACCTACAGACAATGTAGATATAGAAGCCGAACAATTAAGTTTTATTTTAGGGAAAAACTTTTTAATCTCATTTCAAGAAAAAAAAGCAGATCATTTTGAACATGTAAGACATCGTTTAAGAGAAAATATTGGTATTTCGCGCGAAAGAACTTCAGATTTTTTACTCTTCCTTTTGCTTGAATCTATTTTAGATAATTATTTTAAAACAATTGACAGTATTGAAGATAAAATTGAAAATATAGCGCTTATAGACATTAATGAAGACCCTTCTCCTGAAATTTTAAACACTATAGAAATCTACAAAAGACAATTGCATACTATTAAAAAAACAATTATTCCAATCCGCGATTTTGCAACAAAAATTGAACGAGAACCCTTTAATCTTATTGAACAAAAACATCTAAAATACTTTTTTGAAATTAAAGATATATGTTTAACGCTTTTAGACAATTGCGATAAAATTGAAACAAGACTTGAAAGTAATATTAATTTATTTTTTTCAATACAAGGTCATAGAATGAATCAAGTTATGAAAACACTAACCGTGGTTTCCACTATTTTTATACCACTTACTTTCTTAGCAGGAATTTATGGCATGAATTTTACTAACATTCCAGAACTAACTTGGAAATGGGGTTATGCTGCTTTTTGGGGTATTATAATTGTTATTTTTATAATTATGCTCTCTTATTTTAAACGAAAAAAATGGTTTTAA
- a CDS encoding carbon-nitrogen hydrolase family protein — MKDIENIELTYLTLDDYQELKEVMIDSYVTMPDSFWKEHQIATLIDRFPEGQVVIKVNDQIAGCALAIMVDYNSFDDHHSYKEITGNYTFSTHTPDGDVLYGIEVFIKPQYRGLRLGRRLYDYRKELCERLNLRGVAFGGRIPNYHKYSDTLSPKEYISKVRRKEIHDPVLNFQVSNDFHPTKVLKNYLEGDEASNDYAVLLEWDNIYYEKKSKKASVIKKIVRLGLIQWQMRPYKDLEELMTQAEFFVDAVSGYRSDFALFPEFFNAPLMAKNNHLSESEAIRELAKDTEAIVKQFSQLSISYNINIITGSMPEMQNGKLYNVGYLCRRDGTTERYEKLHVTPDEARVWGLQKGHELKSFDTDCGKIGILICYDSEFPELSRILADEGMDILFVPFLTDTQNGYSRVRNCSQARAIENECYVAIAGSVGNLPKVQNMDIQYAQSMVFTPCDFAFPANGIKAEATPNSEMILIADVDIDLLRQLHQFGSVRNLKDRRKDLYELKKL; from the coding sequence ATGAAAGATATAGAAAATATAGAATTAACATATCTTACGTTAGATGATTATCAAGAACTGAAAGAAGTAATGATAGATTCTTACGTAACTATGCCAGATTCTTTTTGGAAAGAACACCAAATTGCAACACTAATAGACCGTTTTCCTGAAGGGCAAGTTGTAATAAAAGTTAACGATCAAATTGCTGGTTGTGCATTGGCTATTATGGTAGATTATAATAGCTTTGACGACCACCATTCTTATAAAGAAATTACCGGAAATTATACATTTAGCACACATACACCAGACGGAGATGTGCTCTACGGAATTGAAGTTTTTATTAAACCACAATACAGAGGTTTGCGTCTTGGACGAAGATTGTACGACTACAGAAAAGAATTATGCGAACGCTTAAATTTAAGAGGTGTTGCTTTTGGCGGAAGAATTCCAAATTATCATAAATATTCCGACACTTTATCACCTAAAGAATATATTTCTAAAGTACGAAGAAAAGAAATTCACGATCCTGTTTTAAATTTTCAGGTTTCCAATGATTTTCATCCAACAAAAGTTTTAAAAAATTATTTAGAAGGAGATGAAGCTTCTAACGATTATGCTGTACTTTTAGAATGGGACAATATTTATTATGAAAAAAAATCTAAAAAGGCTTCTGTTATAAAAAAAATAGTTCGTTTAGGTTTAATTCAATGGCAAATGCGCCCTTATAAAGACCTAGAAGAATTAATGACTCAAGCAGAATTTTTTGTAGATGCTGTTTCTGGATACCGATCAGATTTTGCTTTATTCCCTGAGTTTTTTAATGCTCCATTAATGGCAAAAAACAACCATTTAAGCGAATCGGAAGCAATTAGAGAACTTGCAAAAGATACCGAAGCAATAGTAAAACAATTTTCGCAGCTATCCATCTCATACAATATAAATATAATTACGGGTAGTATGCCCGAAATGCAAAATGGTAAACTCTACAATGTAGGTTATTTATGCCGAAGAGATGGAACTACCGAAAGGTATGAAAAATTACACGTAACACCAGATGAAGCACGTGTTTGGGGACTTCAAAAAGGGCACGAATTAAAAAGTTTTGATACAGATTGTGGTAAAATTGGAATTTTAATCTGTTACGATTCTGAATTTCCAGAATTAAGCAGAATTCTTGCAGACGAAGGCATGGATATTTTATTTGTTCCATTTTTAACAGATACTCAAAACGGTTATTCAAGAGTTAGAAATTGCTCGCAAGCCAGAGCTATTGAAAACGAATGTTATGTAGCAATTGCAGGTAGTGTTGGAAATCTTCCAAAAGTTCAAAACATGGATATTCAATATGCGCAATCTATGGTTTTTACACCCTGTGATTTTGCGTTTCCTGCAAATGGAATAAAAGCAGAAGCTACACCAAATTCTGAAATGATTTTAATTGCCGATGTTGATATAGACCTATTAAGACAATTACATCAATTCGGAAGTGTAAGAAACTTAAAAGATAGACGCAAGGATTTGTATGAATTAAAGAAATTATAG
- a CDS encoding DUF6146 family protein, which yields MKQIIYFIVTFFIVVGCSSTTKTTTQLPNEAVRIANDDLEYEIIIIDPGFKTYLLSQAKPANFYSQSYYETKNKFYVIEWNKRVNNPLAYNPNIYENVIDYDFNIDYGLDVNYKLFNYFKFVEYKYKQQF from the coding sequence ATGAAACAAATCATTTATTTTATAGTTACATTTTTTATTGTTGTTGGATGTAGTTCTACAACAAAAACAACTACCCAACTTCCAAATGAAGCTGTTAGAATTGCTAATGACGATTTAGAATACGAGATTATTATTATAGATCCTGGTTTTAAAACATATTTACTTAGCCAAGCTAAACCGGCTAACTTTTATTCACAATCTTATTACGAAACAAAAAATAAATTTTATGTAATTGAGTGGAATAAACGAGTAAATAACCCTTTAGCCTATAATCCAAATATCTACGAAAACGTAATTGATTACGATTTTAATATTGATTATGGTTTAGATGTTAACTATAAACTATTCAACTATTTTAAATTTGTTGAATATAAATACAAACAACAGTTTTAA
- the nhaA gene encoding Na+/H+ antiporter NhaA, producing MKYLSAQLKRFIQLETASSIILFLASIFAIIWANSSFGYLYEEIWFKKFTIGFANTDFHLSKSLILWINDGLMAVFFFVIGLEVKREILAGELTTLRKAALPVFAAFGGMAFPILIFVFLNQGKIGIEGWGVPMATDIAFTLGILKLLGKRVPIGLKIFLTAFAIVDDIGAVLVIAVFYSANIQWDLIGYAMLLIAGLSYLSYKEVYSKYFYFLIGCVVWILFLKSGIHPTIAGVLMAFTIPINRKVNISQYLTTVKQQLSIFKEKTVDESKLLSYDQIHAIDSIENCSKKVHSPLQHLEHNLHGWVSYLIMPIFALANAGVVISFAGIEDAAHVVYNIALALVFGNTIGILLMSFISVKLKIADLPENVNFKQIFGISILGGLGFTMSLFIANLAYVDEGVVAAAKMGIIIGSLVSGLIGYFVLKFTLKPVK from the coding sequence ATGAAGTACCTAAGCGCACAGTTAAAAAGATTTATTCAATTAGAAACAGCTTCAAGTATCATCCTCTTTTTAGCCTCAATTTTTGCTATAATTTGGGCAAATTCATCTTTTGGATATTTGTATGAAGAAATTTGGTTTAAAAAATTCACAATCGGTTTTGCAAATACAGATTTTCATCTATCAAAGTCATTAATATTATGGATTAATGATGGATTAATGGCAGTTTTCTTTTTTGTAATTGGCTTAGAGGTTAAACGTGAAATTTTAGCAGGAGAACTTACAACATTAAGAAAAGCCGCACTACCTGTTTTTGCTGCTTTTGGAGGAATGGCATTTCCTATATTAATTTTTGTTTTCTTAAATCAAGGTAAAATAGGAATTGAAGGTTGGGGAGTTCCAATGGCTACAGATATTGCTTTTACTTTAGGAATATTAAAGTTGTTAGGTAAAAGAGTTCCAATTGGTTTAAAAATATTTTTAACAGCATTTGCAATTGTAGATGATATTGGGGCAGTATTGGTAATTGCCGTTTTTTATAGTGCAAATATTCAATGGGATTTAATTGGTTATGCAATGTTATTAATTGCTGGTTTATCCTATTTAAGTTATAAAGAAGTATATTCTAAATACTTTTATTTTTTAATAGGATGTGTGGTTTGGATTTTGTTTTTAAAGTCTGGAATTCACCCTACTATTGCAGGAGTTTTAATGGCATTTACAATTCCAATTAATAGAAAAGTTAATATATCTCAATATTTAACAACAGTTAAACAACAATTGTCAATTTTTAAAGAAAAAACTGTAGATGAGAGTAAGTTGCTATCTTACGATCAAATACATGCTATTGATTCTATAGAAAATTGTTCTAAGAAAGTACACTCTCCTTTACAACACTTAGAGCATAATTTACACGGTTGGGTTTCATACTTAATTATGCCAATTTTTGCATTGGCAAATGCAGGGGTTGTAATAAGTTTTGCAGGTATTGAAGATGCAGCACATGTGGTTTATAATATTGCTTTAGCCTTAGTGTTTGGTAATACCATAGGTATTTTATTAATGAGTTTTATTAGTGTAAAACTAAAAATTGCAGATTTACCAGAGAATGTTAATTTTAAACAAATATTTGGTATCAGTATACTAGGAGGTCTTGGATTTACAATGTCTTTATTTATTGCTAATCTAGCTTATGTAGATGAAGGCGTAGTTGCTGCAGCAAAAATGGGAATTATAATTGGTTCTTTAGTTTCTGGTTTAATAGGTTATTTTGTTTTAAAATTTACCTTAAAACCAGTAAAATAA